One genomic region from Diabrotica undecimpunctata isolate CICGRU chromosome 9, icDiaUnde3, whole genome shotgun sequence encodes:
- the LOC140451255 gene encoding uncharacterized protein — protein MSASKSHLKTLDSVHNTGLRICLGAFRSSPAQSMYCEANEPPLWLRRQHLLLSYAASLSANPQNPVYQLIIQSNNLIRHSQTTRAAQPLSCILNSILDGFDLSATSPFHISTHPPWHKQLPNVNTSLCSFNKHDTPKAIIKQLFLDILNRNQFRKVLYTDASKNDVGVGSAVVSSFSITKLIKLPAVCSVYTAELYGIVEAFRMLEPTDRNVAICTDSLSSIQVIKNMFSDHPLVNLIHDIYNKLTDHGVIVTIVWIPSHVGVVGNKAADVAAKEASTLDIPISNIQLHNDIKKMFKKRIYDKWQAN, from the coding sequence ATGTCTGCCTCCAAGTCACATCTGAAAACTCTTGACTCCGTACACAATACGGGTCTTAGGATCTGCTTAGGTGCCTTCAGATCTAGCCCAGCTCAAAGTATGTATTGTGAAGCTAACGAACCACCACTCTGGTTAAGGAGACAACATCTTCTTTTGTCATATGCAGCTAGCTTATCAGCCAATCCACAAAATCCAGTCTATCAACTAATTATACAATCAAATAATCTCATTCGTCATTCTCAGACCACTAGAGCTGCACAACCCCTCTCTTGCATATTAAATTCTATTCTCGACGGTTTTGATCTTTCTGCAACTTCACCCTTTCATATCTCTACACATCCTCCGTGGCATAAGCAACTTCCGAATGTCAACACTTCCCTTTGCTCTTTCAATAAACATGATACTCCTAAAGCTATAATTAAACAACTGTTCCTAGATATACTTAATCGAAATCAGTTTCGTAAAGTTCTTTATACAGATGCCTCTAAAAATGATGTAGGGGTGGGTAGTGCTGTTGTTTCCTCTTTCAGCATTACAAAACTAATCAAACTTCCTGCCGTTTGTAGTGTATACACTGCAGAACTATACGGTATCGTAGAGGCTTTTCGTATGTTGGAACCAACTGACCGCAATGTAGCGATTTGCACAGACTCCTTATCATCAATACAAGTAATCAAAAACATGTTCTCAGACCATCCTCTGGTAAATTTAATACATGACATATATAATAAACTTACGGATCATGGAGTAATTGTCACTATTGTCTGGATACCTTCACATGTAGGAGTTGTAGGAAATAAGGCTGCAGATGTAGCCGCAAAAGAAGCTTCTACTTTGGATATACCTATATCAAATATCCAGTTGCATAAtgatattaagaaaatgtttaaaaagcGTATATATGACAAATGGCAAGCTAATTGA